Below is a window of Mycolicibacterium chitae DNA.
TGGTAGGTCCAAAATCCAGACGAAGGACTACAAGAGTGCAGGCCGGTATCCGATCATCGATCAAGGACAGCAACGAATTGCGGGATGGACTGACTCACCCGACGCGGTCATCGACAACCCGCTCCCGTTGATCGTTTTTGGCGATCACAGCCGGACCTTCAAGTACCTCGATGAGCCCTTCGCACGCGGAGCCGACGGCACCCAATTGCTCCACCCAGTCGACTCTATCGATCCGTTGTTCTTCTTCTACGCATGCCGGGCGATCGATCTGCAATCTCGAGGCTACAACCGTCACTTCACCCTCCTCAAGGAGAAGGAGATCGCCTACCCGTCGGATCGGGTAGTTCAGCACAACATCGCAGCGGTACTGAGTCGAGCCGAGCGTGCGATCGCTGTTCAAGATGAAATTGGCCAACTGTTGGAGAAAGTAAAGTCCGCCTCCATGCACCAGCTGTTCACGCGGGGACTACGAGGAGAACCCCTGCAGGAGAGTGAAATCGGGCTAATCCCGGAGAGCTGGGAGCTCCGACCCATCCCAGAGCTCAGCGATGTGTGGAGCGGTGGAACCCCCAAGAGGTCAAATGCGGACTACTGGAACGGAGACATCCCTTGGGTGTCCGGCAAGGACCTGAAACAACCCGCGCTCGACGACGCGACCGACCATTTATCACCGCTGGGTGTCGACAACGGTAGCCGTGTTGCACCCGCTGATTCTGTTCTGTTGCTAGTCCGCGGTATGGGCCTTGCGAAGGATCTCCCTGTTGCTGTCATCAACCGACCGATGGCATTCAACCAGGACGTCAAAGCACTCGTCAGCAAGGCTGGCTATTCAGGGAGCTTCTTGCGTTCAGCAATCTACGCTGGCAAAGACCGTCTCCTTTCCCAACTCGCGACGTCGGCTCACGGCACCAAGACGCTCAACCTCCATGATCTTGCGAACTTCGTTGTTCCGACGCCGCCGACTGCCGATGAGGCTGACGAAATTGTTAACGTCCTCGAAACGCTCGACCGGAAGATCGACCTTCATCGCCTCAAGCGCGGCGTCCTAGATCAACTCTTCAAATCGTTGTTGCACAAGCTGATGACTGGCGAGGTGTCTGTCGATGATTTCGATCTGAGCGCCCTGTCATCCACCGATGGGAGCCCAGCATGAGCCAGATCAAGATTTCTGAGGCCAAGTCGGTGCAGTTCCCAATGGTGAAGCACGCCTCAACTGTCGGCTGGGAGCAACTCACTCCAGAGGAAGCCGAGAGCATGCGTCGTGGCCGTGCGAACATGCTGTTCCCCGAGGTGCTGGAGAACAAACTGCGGCAGTTCAATCCGTGGCTTACCGAGGATCAGGCCCGAGCAATTATCGAGAGCATTGAGGCTCTACCCCCCACGATCGAGGGCAACCGAGAGGTACTGCGTTGGCTCCGGGGCGAACGTCAATGGCACGATGAGAACGAACAGCGCCAGCGCCCGGTCCAGGTCGTCGACTTCGATCTGCCCCACGAGAACGCGCTGCACGTCACGTGGGAGTGGAAGATCGAGCCGCCGGCCCGGGCAAAGGGGAACCGCGCGGACATCATGTTCATCGTCAACGGCATCCCGGTCACTATCGTCGAGCACAAGAACCCGAAGGACCGCGATGCCCTGACCAAAGCGGTGACCCAACTCCGGCGTTACGAAATTGAGACGCCAGAACTCTTGGCCCAGACTCAGTTGCATAACGAGACCCACCTGATTGACTACTGGTACGGCGTCACATGGAACATCAACCGCCGCATGCTTTTTAAGTGGAAGCACACAAGGGGCGAGTCCTATCGTGATGCCGTTCAAGCCTTCTTCGAGCCACGCGACTTCCTACGAACTTTGCGCGAGTGGGTGCTCTTCTATATCGAAGACGGCGAAACAAAGAAATCGGTTCTTCGCGAGCACCAGCGCGGTGCCGTCGACGCAGTGGTCGAGCGTTGCGCCGACGGCGCGAAGAACCGCGGCCTAATCTGGCACACCCAGGGCTCCGGCAAGACCTTCACCATGCTTACGGCGGCGCAGTTGATCATCAGCCAGAAGGACCGCTTCAAGAACGCAACCGTGATCCTCGTGGTTGACCGCACCGAGTTGGAGGGCCAGCTAAAGGAGTGGGTCGACAGACTGCTCGGCGAGATGCAGGCCAACGACATTCCGGTTCGGCGTGCCAACAGCAAGTATGACCTGCAAGACATCTTCGATTCCGACTTCCGTGGCCTAGTGGTCTCGATGATCCACAAGTTCGAGGCAATCAGGAAGGACAGTTCCAACCGCGACAACGTCTTTGTCTTCATCGACGAGGCTCACCGGTCGGTCGCTGCTGATCTCGGCTCTTATCTCATGGCCGCAGTCCCAAATGCCACCATCATCGGATTTACAGGCACACCAGTCGGTGGGACACAAGGCGGTGGCACAAGTTCATTCCAGATCTTCGGATCACAGGACGAAATGGGCTACCTGCACAAATATTCGATCGTTGAGTCGATCGAGGACGAAACCACTCTGCCGATCAAGTACATGCTTGCGCCGTCGTCGATGTCCATGGCACCCGAGGACTTAGACGAGCAGTTCTACGCGCTTGCGTCTGACGAGGCCGTCACCGACATCGATGAACTCAACAAAGTACTGCAGCGAACAGTTGGATTGCGCACCTTCCTCGGCTCTGACAGTCGTGTAGCGCAGGTGGCTGAGTTCGTCGCGAACCATTTCAGTGAGAACGTAGACCCTCTGGGGCACAAGGCATTTCTTGTAGCGGTTGACCGCGAGACATGCGCGAAGTACAAGCGCGCACTCGACAAGCTGTTGCCACCCGAGTGGTCCGAAGTGGTCTACAGCAAGAATGCAAGCGATGTAGTCGACCGTCCTGACGTACATGAACTCCAGCTTTCCGATGACCGCGAGAAAGAGGTGCGTCGGCAGTTCAAGAAGGCCAATCAGCAACCTAAGATCCTTATCGTCACTGACAAGTTACTCACCGGCTACGACGCGCCTATCTTGTACGCGATGTATCTCGACAAGCCGATGCGTGACCACGTACTCCTCCAGGCACTCGCGCGAGTCAACCGACCATATGTCGACAGCGAGGGTGTTCAGAAGAAGGTGGGACTCGTCGTGGACTTCGTCGGCATCTTGAAAGAACTTCATAAGGCGCTGCGGTTCGATTCCGCCGATGTGGAAGGCGCCCTGCAAGATCTCGATGTGCTGATGGCGGATCTTCTGCTGAAGATCGACGCTGCTTCAACCGAGTACCTGCTAGTTACACCTGGCCAAGGCGAGGACGAACAATTGGAAGGCATCGTTTACGGCAGATTCGTATCCGAGGACGAGCGCAAAAAGTTCTTCGACGACTACCGTGACATCGAGGCATTGTGGGAAATTCTTTCGCCATCAGCCGAGGTGCCTATCACGACTGCACCGTAGTTGTAATCCGTTTGCGAACCACCACGTCGTGTTCTGGTCAACCTCGGGATTCCCATTGTGGTGTGCGCCAATCTGGATCTGAAGTTTTTAGGGTGCGCGCAGTCGGCCGAAAAATACAGGGCGAGGAGCTATGTCGCGGTGATCTCGGTTTCAATCGGCACCTGCAGCTGTGTAGCGATCGGGGTGTAAAGGTCTATGCCTTGTTCCGCTGTTCTCAACGACAGAATGAGCGCGTACCGGACTGGAAGATCCTTCCGATCGCTCCGGCCGTTGTTCTTCCACCAACCCCCGACTGGGAATACAGCGACTGAGTTGCAGCGCGCCAGCTCACTCCCGGATCCAGTCCACTCGTCCTGGTGGAGCGACCCAAGGTTGCGTTGCTGCTCCCCGAGAAGCCATCGGTCGGTTGTCGTTGCTCCGCTGGCTCCTCCGTCTTCCTGTACTTGCGCATCGCGATTGATGCGGTTAATGAATTCCTGACGGGTCTCGACTTGGCCCTGAAGGTCGAAACGCAGCGAGTGTGAAGCGTATGCATACCGATTTCGCCAGCCTCGACG
It encodes the following:
- a CDS encoding restriction endonuclease subunit S; translation: MSAEWETTTVGQCLVPVSVAGRSKIQTKDYKSAGRYPIIDQGQQRIAGWTDSPDAVIDNPLPLIVFGDHSRTFKYLDEPFARGADGTQLLHPVDSIDPLFFFYACRAIDLQSRGYNRHFTLLKEKEIAYPSDRVVQHNIAAVLSRAERAIAVQDEIGQLLEKVKSASMHQLFTRGLRGEPLQESEIGLIPESWELRPIPELSDVWSGGTPKRSNADYWNGDIPWVSGKDLKQPALDDATDHLSPLGVDNGSRVAPADSVLLLVRGMGLAKDLPVAVINRPMAFNQDVKALVSKAGYSGSFLRSAIYAGKDRLLSQLATSAHGTKTLNLHDLANFVVPTPPTADEADEIVNVLETLDRKIDLHRLKRGVLDQLFKSLLHKLMTGEVSVDDFDLSALSSTDGSPA
- a CDS encoding type I restriction endonuclease subunit R, which encodes MSQIKISEAKSVQFPMVKHASTVGWEQLTPEEAESMRRGRANMLFPEVLENKLRQFNPWLTEDQARAIIESIEALPPTIEGNREVLRWLRGERQWHDENEQRQRPVQVVDFDLPHENALHVTWEWKIEPPARAKGNRADIMFIVNGIPVTIVEHKNPKDRDALTKAVTQLRRYEIETPELLAQTQLHNETHLIDYWYGVTWNINRRMLFKWKHTRGESYRDAVQAFFEPRDFLRTLREWVLFYIEDGETKKSVLREHQRGAVDAVVERCADGAKNRGLIWHTQGSGKTFTMLTAAQLIISQKDRFKNATVILVVDRTELEGQLKEWVDRLLGEMQANDIPVRRANSKYDLQDIFDSDFRGLVVSMIHKFEAIRKDSSNRDNVFVFIDEAHRSVAADLGSYLMAAVPNATIIGFTGTPVGGTQGGGTSSFQIFGSQDEMGYLHKYSIVESIEDETTLPIKYMLAPSSMSMAPEDLDEQFYALASDEAVTDIDELNKVLQRTVGLRTFLGSDSRVAQVAEFVANHFSENVDPLGHKAFLVAVDRETCAKYKRALDKLLPPEWSEVVYSKNASDVVDRPDVHELQLSDDREKEVRRQFKKANQQPKILIVTDKLLTGYDAPILYAMYLDKPMRDHVLLQALARVNRPYVDSEGVQKKVGLVVDFVGILKELHKALRFDSADVEGALQDLDVLMADLLLKIDAASTEYLLVTPGQGEDEQLEGIVYGRFVSEDERKKFFDDYRDIEALWEILSPSAEVPITTAP